The following DNA comes from Triticum aestivum cultivar Chinese Spring chromosome 3D, IWGSC CS RefSeq v2.1, whole genome shotgun sequence.
gccaatcttatgccctatcgctaccgcttagtgataaagtaaagcattacagggcgattgcattgcatacaataaagcgacaaccatatggctcctgccagttgcctataactcggttacaaaacatgatcatctcatacaataaaatttagcaccatgtcttgaccatatcacatcacaacatgccctgcaacaacaagttagacgtcctctactttgttgttgcaagttttacgtggctgctacgggcttagcaagaaccgttcttacctacgcatcaaaaccacaacgatagtttgtcaagttggtgctgttttaaccttcgcaaggaccgggcgtagccacactcggttcaactaaagttggagaaactgacacccgccagccacctctgtgcaaagcacgtcggaagaaccagtctcgcgtaagcgtacgcgtaatgtcggtccgggccgcttcatccaacaataccgccgaaccaaagtatgacatgctggtaagcagtatgacttatatcgcccacaactcacttgtgttctactcgtgcatatgacatctgcgcataaaaccaggctcgtatgccactgttggggaacgtagtaatttcaaaaaaattctacgcacatgcaagatcatggtgatgcatagcaacgagaggggagagtgttgtccacgtaccctcgtagaccgaaagcggaagagttagcacaacgcggttgatgtagtcgtacgtcttcacgatccgaccgatccaagtaccgaacgtacggcacctccgagttcagcacacattcagctcgatgacgtccctcgaactccgatccagccgagctttgagggagagttccgtcagcacgacggcgtggtgacggtgatgatgttctaccgacgcagggcttcgcctaagcaccgctacgatgttatcgaggtggattatggtggaaggggcaccgcacacggctaagagatcaattgttgtgtctatggggtgccccctgcccccgtatataaaggatcaaaggggggaggtgcggccagccttggggcgcgccaggaggagtcctactcccatcgggagtaggactcccccccttttcctagttggattaggacttgggaggggggaaagaggagagggagaagaaggaaggggggcgccgcccacttctccttgtcctattcggactagggggaggggcgcgcggcccagccctagccgcctctcctctcttccacctaggcccattaaggcccattatgttgccggggggttccggtaacctcccggtactccggtaaaatcccgatttcacccggaacacttccgatatccaaacataggcttccaatatatcaatcttcatgtctcgaccatttcgagactcctcgtcatgtccgtgatcacatccgggactccgaacaaccttcggtacatcaaacatataaactcataatataactgtcatcgaaacgttaagtgtgcggaccctacgggttcgagaactatgtagacatgaccgagacatgtctccggtcaataaccaatagcggaacctggatgctcatattggctcccacatattctacgaagatctttatcggtcagaccgcataacaacatacgttgttccctttgtcatcggtatgttacttgcccgagattcgatcgtcggtatctcaatacctagttcaatctcgttaccggcaagtctctttactcgttctgtaatacatcatctcgcaacaaactcattagttgcaatgcttgcaaggcttaagtgatgtgtattaccgagagggcccagagatacctctccgacaatcggagtgacaaatcctaatctcgaaatacgccaacccaacaagtaccttcggagacacctgtagagcacctttataatcacccagttacattgtgacgtttggtagcacacaaagtgttcctccggtaaactggagttgcataatctcatagtcataggaacatgtataagtcatgaagaaagcaatagcaacatactaaacgatcgagtgctaagctaacggaatgggtcaagtcaatcacatcattctcctaatgatgtgatcccgttaatcaaatgacaactcatgtcaatggctaggaaacataaccatttttgatcaacgagctagtcaagtagaggcatactagtgacactctgtttgtctatgtattcacacatgtattatgtttccggttaatacaattctagcatgaataataaacatttatcatgatataaggaaataaataataactttattattgcctctagggcatatttccttcatgctgcaccaaaggtctgaggtaaactactcacacttcatcggagaggctatggtgttgatgtagaagccctccgtgatggatgccccctccgacggagctccggaacaggccccaagatgggatctcatgggtacagaaggttgcggcggtggaattaggtttttggctccgtatctgatcgtttgggggtacgtaggtatatataggaggaaggagtacgtcggtggagcaacagggggcccacgagggtggagggcgcgcccccctaccccgtggcttcctcttttgtttcttgacgtagggtccaagtctgtcggatcataatcttcctaaaaatcacgttcccgaaggtttcattccctttggactccgtttgatattccttttctgcgaaactctgaaataggcaaaaaacagcaattctgggctgggcctttggttaataggttagtcccaaaaaaatataaaagtgaataataaagcccaataatgtccaaaacagaagataatatagcatggagcaatcaaaaattatagatacgttggagacgtatcagatacctCCATCACACTAATCCCTAAGGTGCGCCACCCGCAGTCAGTTTCACAATATCGTCCGATTGCTTTGTGTCCGGTTCTGTACAAGATTGCGGCCAAAGTTATTACTAATCGCTTGCGATACATCATGGACGATATTATTAGTGAAAAGCAGAGCGCTTTCGTTCCTGGTCGTCTTATCGCAGATAATGTACTTGTGGCTTATGAAAGTATACATACgatgagaagaaggaagaaaggaaaTAACTATTCTTGTGCAGTCAAGCTAGATATGATGAAGGCTTACGATCGGGTGGAATGGCACTACCTCGAGGCAATTCTGTCTCGCCTGGGCTTCAACATTGTATTCATACGCCTGATTATGAAGTGTGTCACCTCGGTTCGTTTCTCGGTTCGGGTTAATGGAGAGCTTCTCCCTTTCTTCACACCAACTCGGGGTTTCCGACAAGGTGATCCAGTCTCTCCATACCTCTTCCTGCTCTGTGCAGAAGGTTTTTCTTCATTACTGAAGTTTTACAATGGTGGATCTATTGACAGGGTCCTAAGAGTGAGCTATAGATCACCTTGGGTCTCTCATTTGCTATTTGCAGACGACAGTCTAATCTTCATTAATGCAAGCGCTGCAAGTGCTTTGCGTTTGAATGAAATTCTGAGGGTCTATGGTGATGCCTCTGGTCAGTGTGTGAACCGGGACAAAAGTTCTATCTATTTCAGCACCAATACCCCGGACACCGTCATGCAAGCCTTGAAGACGACCATGAACATCCAGGTCGAGGCATTCAGCGAAAGATATCTGGGGCTTCCCACTGCGGTTGGACGTATCACCAGTGGTACCTTCGATCACATTAGTGAGAGAGCTCGTGGAAAGATGCAAGGGTGGTCGGAAAAACTGCTTGCATGTGCTGGACGGGAAACATTGCTCAAGTCTGTCATTCAATCTATCCCTACTTATCCCATGAGCACTTTCCTTCTCACCAAAAAAGTTTGCAAGAGtctcacttctcccatggcaaaatATTTTTGGAGTAGCTCTCTTGATAAAAAAGCAATGCATTGGGTTTCCTGGAAGTAGTTATCTAAACCCAAGTGCAAGGGGGGGATGGGGTTTCGAGACCCGAATCTCTTCAACCTCGCTATGCTAGGCAAGCATGGGTGGCGCTTCATCACCAACCCAAACTCGCTCTGCGCGCGAGTTCTCAAGGGCCGTTATTTCCCGGATACCGATTTCATGCATGCACTGGTCCCCAAGTCAGCTTCGGCAACTTGGAAAGCAATTGTGGCGGGAAGGGACGCCCTGAAGACAGGCTTAATCTCCAGAGTGGGAGATGGATCTACTATCTCGGTTTGGGAGGATAAGTGGATCCCAGGTACGGTTGCAATGATTCCAACTCAGAGACCTACAGATACTAACATTGAGCGGGTGTCAGATCTTATAGACACAAGGAGTTGGTCTTGGAAGATTGATGTGATCAGGGACAATTTTACCGCTCAGGATGCCGCGGCCATACTTAATATTCCCATCAGGCAAGGCGGGGGCGATGATTTTCTTGCATGGGCATTTGACAAATCAGGTAACTACACAGTTAAAACGGCATACCATGCTCTCATGAATCAGAACGAGCGTTTGGATCTAGAGGAAGGGACGGCTACCGAAACCTCATCGGACGATCAACAGTTGTGGAAAGCCTTGTGCGAGTTGAATGTTATCCCAAAAGTGAGGGTGTTCTGGTGGAGAGTGTTACGTGGCATTCTTCCAGATGAAACTACTCTTAACTATCGTCACATTGCAGACGTTCGCCAGTGCAATGTTTGCCGCTCTATGGAGGAGGATTTGAAGCATGCACTAATACACTGTATACATGCACAGAGCTTCTGGGAAGAGGCGTGGACATGGCTTGGTCTCCGTCTTCCACCTCTTCACTCGGTTACGTGGGCTCGAGACATCACATGTGATCCTCAGTTCACTTCCGATGAATGTGCAAAGATCACCACTACTATGTGGTCAATTTGGCATTCCAGGAACCGAATCAAACATGGTGATGAGGGGAGAGATCCCACAACAACTATCAGAAATATTAAGGAGGCTATCTCCCTCCTTCAACTACCACGTAAGGAAACCCTGGTTCTACCGGGTTATGGTTGGCGGCCCCCTGAGGAGGGGTCGGTCAAGATCAATACAGACGGCGCTTTGAAGTTTGATGAAGGCCGGGGCAGTGCTGGAGGAGTGGCCCGATCTTCCTCAGCACTTCTGGGTTCATGGTGTAAACCATACACGGGAGCCTCGAATCCCTTGATGATGGAGTGCTTGTCACTGCGAGATGGAGTCCGCTTTGCTTGTCTTCGAGGATTCCAGCATGTGATCATGGAAGTCGACTGTTTGGAGCTGGTGAAGTACTGGCAATCTCGCCACAATTCTCGTTTAATTGTGGCTCCTTTACTTTTAGAAATAGGAGAGCTTTGTacctttcttcttcttttgataTTCTTCATGTAAATCGAGCGGCAAACGTTCCGGCGCATCTGTGTGTGAAGCGTGCTTGCACATTGAATGTGACGGAAAGCCGGCTCGATGAAACCCCTAGCTTCTTGGTGACTAGCCTTCTGGCTGACTGCACCGAGTGTGCTTTCATGAAATAAAGCTCTTCaactttcccgcaaaaaaaagagcaTGTTGGGTGTTGTCCCGCGCGTTCACAACGGCCGGATGTTGCCTTCTAGTATGAGCGTATAATTGCACCTGAACTGATGATACCGTATTTGACTCGAAAATCAATCCTGTGTCCGAGTCCGACTACAGCTCCCTTTCTTGTCCGACCGCAGCTGGCACCCTCCTTTTATATACGCCTCTGCACCGCTTATAGCAACACAATAACAACAAGAGATCTCTAATCTAACAACAACAACAAGCGATCGAGATCGAGATCGAGATATGCACCGTGGACGCATCGCCGTGAACCCGGCCGCCGGCACGTTCGCCAggtttccgccgccgccgccgcgcttcaaGTTCAATCACATGTTTCCCGTGCAGGTGCAGGCCCCGCCGTTTGTCTACCACGCTGCTCCCCTGCCGCCGGTACAGCCGCAGCTGGCGGTCCAGGTGCGCCCTGTGTGGGCGGGGAACTTCAACGAAGAGTGGGGCTACCTCCAGAGCTTCGCCGCGTTCGCCCGCTACGTCGCTGTCGACGTGCACTACCCTGGACTCGTGCACGCCGCCGGCCAGGACCTCAGCAGCCTGACGGTGGAGCACTGCTACGCGCTCATGAAGGCAAACGTCGACGGCCTCAAGCCGCTCCAGGTCGGCATCGCCGTCTGCGACCACCAGGGCCAGCAGGTCGCCTGGGAGTTCAACCTCCGCGACTTCTGCCGCCTCGCCGACCCGCACGACGACAAGGCCCTCGACTACCTCGCCCGCCGCGGCCTCGACCTCGACACGCTCCGTAACCACGGCGTCGACGCCTACATGCTCGGCGCGCTGCTCATGGGTTCCGGCCTCATCGGCGCCGGACACGGGCGGCCGCTGTCGTGGATCACCTACGCCGGCGCCTACCACGTGGCGTACCTCCTGAAGATCGTCACGGGCGGCGCCCCGCTGCCGCACGACGTGGCCGGGTTCCTCGGCGCCATGCAGTATTACCTCGGCCAGCAGGTCTACGACGTTGCGACGATGGCGGCCGGCTGCTCGGGCATGCCGGTGGGGCTGGACTGCATCGCCGCTAACCTGCGCATCCATCCGCCGTGGGGGAGCCCTCGCCTAGCAGGCGCCGCCGCCGTGCGCGCGCTTTTGGCCTTCAGGATTTTGAAGCAAGGGCAGTTCGGTGGCAGCGTGGAGAGGTTCCGAGGCCTGCTTCAGGGCCTGCAGCATTAGTTGTTCGACGGTCGATCAGACACGAGCAACGTCGTTGGTCAAGAATTCGAATGTGCAACGGTCAAGCGTTTGTTTTTCTCATCGAAAAAAAAACATTTGATTTTCCTTTAGTaatcatatttttttttgcatggtagtaGTAATCAAAACTTCCGGTCAAGGTTTTAGTGATGAGTGATGTATTTGTCGCAATAATTACTTGAGTAGTATGTATAAACTTCCAGTCAAGGTTTTAGTAGTATGTATTTGTCGTAATTTGATGAGTGATGTTTTTGTCAACCATGTATCTTCTacgcaattttttattttttatttaaaagGAGGATCACCCTCGGACGCTGCATCTGAATGATGCATTTTCTTATGGCATCTCCAACTTCGGATATATTATTTGTCCGTGGATGTGTCCGCGAACAGTGATACAAAAAACCGGTAATACAACGCTTACCGTAAACCTTCGTCCGTAATAAAATAGATTCAGATATATTTCATGCAAACGGACATAAATTTGATATATTATATATAAACTGAATGATATTTCATCCGTTCAGCTAAAACCTAAACTAATTTGTAACTGACGATGACCTCGTACGCCTGTTCGGGTTGGCCGGCGGCACCAAAGGGCACGAGGACCTGGCAGCTCTGCCTAGCCGCCACCTGGTGCTCGTCGGGATGTCGCTCCGCATCCTCCTACATCGTGCGGAGGGACGCCTCGGCCAACGCCGACTCTAGCCGGGGAGCCCTGCCCTCCCTTGTCACCTGCAATTCGTGACGAGTTCCCTGTCAAGGCAACGCAGTCGCTATGTGGACGTCTCTGTGGTGGTCATCGACTGGTCACGGGTCTAGGCCTCCACGAGGTTGGGGCCCGCAGTGTTGGACTTCGTGAACGTCGCCTTCTGCGCCGCTCCTGCCGCGCCCGCCTCCCTGGATGCCTTCTCCTATGTCGAGATGATGCTTAgtgatgagtgagggagtcctggattacggggtcctcgggcgtccgggctatgcaacatgggccggactaatggaccgtgaagatacaagatagaagactttccctcgtgtccggatgggactctcctttgcgtggaaggcaagcttggcgtgcggatatgaatattcctttctctgtaaaccgactctgtacaaccctagcctcctccggtgtctatataaaccggagggtttagtccgtagaggcaatcataatcatacatgctagacaattagggtttagccattacgatctcgtggtagatcaactcttgtaacccctatactcatcaaagtcaatcaagcaggacgtagggcattacctccatcaagagggcccgaaccttggtaaacatcgtgtcccttgtctcctgttaccatcgatccttagacgcacagtggACAATTATGGTAAGAttccattattctcaaccaggcatcttttaagttttctccttgtctttgtttgaagtgaaagacttcaaactcaggggacaacGGAGTAGATAAGgtactagccataacgacaagcaaacggaaaagaggcgaacgaaaaagagagggcgaataaaacggcaagggtgaagtgggagagaggaaaaacgagaggcaaatggcaaataatgtaatgcgggagataagggtttgtgatgggtacttggtatgttgacttttgcgtagacctccccggcaacggcaccagaaatccttcttgctacctcttgagcactgcgttggttttcccttgaagaggaaagggtgatgcagcaaagtagcgtaagtatttccctcagtttttgagaaccaaggtatcaatccagtaggaggctacgcgcgagtccctcgcacctacacaaaacaaataaatcctcgcaaacaacgcgataaggggttgtcaatcccttcacggtcacttacgagagtgagatctgatagatatgataggataatatttttggtatttttatgataaagatgcaaagtaaaataaaagtaaagtaaaaagcaaaggaaataactaagtgttggaagattaatatgatgaagagagacccgggggccataggtttcactagtggcttctctcatgagcataagtattttacggtgggtgaacaaattactgttgagcaattgacagaattgagcatagttatgagaatatctaggtatgatcatgtatataggcatcacgtccgagacaattagaccgactcctgcctgcatctactactattactccactcatcgaccgctatccagcatgcatctagagtattatgttcataaaaacagagtaacgccttaagcaacatgacatgatgtagagggataaattcatgcaatatgataaaaaccccatcttgttatcctcgatggcaacaatactatacgtgccttgctgcccctactgtcactgggaaaggacaccgcaagattgaacccaaagctaagcacttctcccattgcaagaaagatcaatctagtaggccaaaccaaactgataattcgaagagacttgcaaagataaccaatcatacataaaagaattcagaagattcaaatattgttcatagataaacttgatcataaacccacaattcatcggtctcaacaaacacaccgcaaaagaagattacatcgaatagatctccatgagagagggggagaacattgtattgagatccaaaaagagagaagaagccatctagctaataactacggacccgaaggtctgaggtaaactactcacacttcatcggagaggctatggtgttgatgtagaagccctccgtgatggatgccccctccggcggagctccggaacaggccccaagatgggatctcgtgggtacagaaggttgcggcgatggaattaggtttttggctccgtccctgatcgtttgggggtacgtaggtatatataggaggaagaagtacgtcggtgttgcaacagggggcccacgagggtggagggcgcgccctggggggtaggcgcgcccccctacctcgtggcctcctggaagcttctcttacgtagggtccaagtctcctggttcatgttcgttccgaaaatcacgttcccgaaggtttcatttcgtttggactccgtttgatattctttttctgtgaaactctaaaataggcaaaaaacaacaattctgggctgggcctccggttaataggttagtcccaaaaataatataaaagtgaataataaagcccaataatgtccaaaatagaagataatatagcatggagcaatcaaaaattatagatacgttggagacgtatcaagcatccccaagcttaattcctgctcgtcctcgagtaggtaaatgataaaaacagaatttttgatgcggagtgctacttggcataatttcaatgtaattcttcttaattgtggtatgaatattcagatccgaaagattcaagataaaaagttcatattgacataaaaataataatacttcaagcatactaactaagcaattatgttctctcaaaataacatggccaacgaaagttcatccctacaaaatcatatagtttagtaatgctccatttttgtcacagaagaatgctctcatcatgcacaaccccgataacaagccaagcaattgttccatactttagtaatctcaaacttataaaccttcacgcaatacatgagcgcgagccatggacatagcactatggatggaatagaatatgatgatgggggttatgtggagaagacaaaaaaggagaaagtctcacatcaacgaggctaatcaatgagctatggagatgcccatcgattgatgttaatgcaaggagtagggattgccatgcaacggatgcactagagctacaaatgtatgaaagctcaacaaaagaaactaagtgggtgtgcatccaacttgcttgctcacgaagacctagggcacttgaggaggcccattgttggaatatacaagccaagttctataatgaaaaaatcccactagtatatgaaaatgacaaaacaagacactctctatcatgaagat
Coding sequences within:
- the LOC123075182 gene encoding probable CCR4-associated factor 1 homolog 11, which translates into the protein MHRGRIAVNPAAGTFARFPPPPPRFKFNHMFPVQVQAPPFVYHAAPLPPVQPQLAVQVRPVWAGNFNEEWGYLQSFAAFARYVAVDVHYPGLVHAAGQDLSSLTVEHCYALMKANVDGLKPLQVGIAVCDHQGQQVAWEFNLRDFCRLADPHDDKALDYLARRGLDLDTLRNHGVDAYMLGALLMGSGLIGAGHGRPLSWITYAGAYHVAYLLKIVTGGAPLPHDVAGFLGAMQYYLGQQVYDVATMAAGCSGMPVGLDCIAANLRIHPPWGSPRLAGAAAVRALLAFRILKQGQFGGSVERFRGLLQGLQH